One Nematostella vectensis chromosome 10, jaNemVect1.1, whole genome shotgun sequence genomic window carries:
- the LOC5513578 gene encoding potassium voltage-gated channel subfamily H member 6 isoform X1, protein MASNRSSLLRFLELQGLLEGDNSQQDPFVVMAAFKRWRARYKRYKLQIPPQMRNRIILHYGLFKITWDWLIMVLVLYTAVEVPFVSAFIMSQADLNKRLKHPNVTGNTFERMKKLYPDAYPLLLVDTCIDVIFMLDIVLNFRTTYVKEGEVLITNPCKIGIHYLRSYFIVDFVAAIPWELLLDLNADENTTLFSLLKTARLLRLFRAARKLDRNYEYMTSLLFLMLMFFMLVAHWMACIWYMIGFSEQKHKQTSWLSILATESNKHFHPTDPWSGPYLPSRYLTSLYYVMTLCTTVGFGNVSANTDGERIFTICGMLLGAVMYAGIFGNVTAIIHGQYSSNFRYRKESMAINEFVRFYKIRNPLARRLREYSRHTWSQTKGTDMNRVLKKFPEGLQYEIRLHMHLTVLSNSFLFMDSESSCLRGISMRMRRQYHLPGHFIMYEGDEVDTLHLIKRGKIEIIVNGVCRGRLVDGDAYGTSLRQAGRRPKSVASLRAATCVDCHVIKIEELDDVMQSYPSSRARLLTAMDDADTYAFCEEEDLLQGGQLSPAGTLKGNHNGEVHHMILEENSKEKNHFSKTNRRKLLARVLNFRPVLGCRRSDATTSENTRLSTEHELALNPQPRNISMNQDNESHGRFVNITDLSAIRTDTEITPEIIDEFPENQAESDLEEETFEEAPEPLLSDINENFVECSQEAHERTVEMGEKYREMSRDIKRLENKVDTLIALLSQQQKAASTHASISEPDSPNQMHVTSV, encoded by the exons ATGGCCTCCAATCGAAGTTCCCTGCTCCGCTTTCTGGAACTCCAGGGTCTATTAGAAGGGGATAACAGTCAACAAGACCCTTTTGTA GTGATGGCGGCCTTCAAGAGATGGCGGGCACGATACAAGAGATATAAGCTGCAAATCCCCCCTCAAATGCGGAATCGCATAATTCTCCACTACGGATTATTCAAGATAACATGGGACTGGTTGATAATGGTTTTAGTGCTTTACACAGCCGTCGAAGTACCCTTTGTGTCAGCCTTTATCATGTCTCAGGCTGACTTAAATAAAAGACTGAAAC ATCCTAATGTGACCGGGAACACATTCGAGCGAATGAAGAAGTTGTACCCGGACGCCTACCCCCTACTGCTGGTTGACACGTGTATAGACGTGATCTTCATGCTCGATATCGTGCTGAACTTTCGCACGACGTACGTAAAGGAGGGCGAGGTGTTGATTACCAACCCTTGCAAGATAGGCATCCATTATCTGCGGTCGTACTTTATCGTCGACTTCGTGGCGGCAATACCATGGGAACTGTTGCTGGACCTCAATGCGGACGAG AATACTACTCTTTTCAGTCTTCTCAAGACGGCAAGGTTACTACGGCTGTTTCGGGCAGCGCGAAAACTGGATCGAAACTACGAATACATGACGTCATTACTAtttttgatgttgatgtttttcATGCTGGTCGCTCATTGGATGGCTTGTATCTGGTACATGATTGGTTTCTCAGAGCAGAAGCATAAACAGACGTCCTGGCTCAGTATCCTAGCGACCGAGAGCAATAAACACTTCCACCCAACTGACCCCTGGAGCGGCCCCTACCTACCGTCACGATACCTAACGTCATTATATTACGTTATGACCTTATGCACTACTGTCGGGTTCGGAAATGTTTCGGCAAATACCGACGGCGAGAGGATATTCACGATATGTGGCATGCTACTCGGAG CGGTGATGTACGCCGGCATCTTTGGTAACGTGACTGCCATCATTCACGGCCAGTACTCTAGCAACTTCCGGTACCGCAAGGAATCCATGGCCATCAACGAGTTCGTTCGCTTCTACAAGATCCGCAACCCTCTGGCCAGGCGGCTCAGAGAGTACTCTCGGCACACGTGGTCACAAACCAAGGGCACTGATATGAACAGG GTGTTGAAGAAGTTTCCCGAAGGCCTTCAGTACGAGATCCGTCTCCACATGCACCTGACGGTGCTCTCCAACTCCTTTCTCTTCATGGACTCCGAGAGCAGCTGTTTGCGCGGCATAtccatgcgcatgcgcagacaGTACCACTTGCCGGGCCACTTCATCATGTACGAGGGGGACGAGGTCGACACTCTGCATCTCATTAAGAGGGGCAAGATTGAAATAATCGTGAACGGCGTGTGCAGGGGGAGACTAG TTGATGGGGACGCGTACGGCACGAGCCTGAGGCAGGCCGGGAGAAGACCAAAGTCGGTAGCGAGTCTGCGCGCTGCCACGTGTGTCGATTGCCACGTGATCAAGATCGAGGAGTTGGATGACGTCATGCAGTCGTACCCAAGTTCCCGTGCGCGCTTGCTGACGGCCATGGATGATGCGGATACATATGCGTTCTGTGAAGAG GAGGACTTATTACAGGGCGGTCAACTTAGTCCAGCAGGCACACTT aaaGGTAACCATAATGGCGAAGTCCATCACATGATTTTAGAAGAGAACAGCAAAGAAAAGAACCATTTCAGCAAAACGAATCGACGAAAGCTCTTGGCTCGGGTGCTTAATTTCCGCCCAGTACTCGGATGCCGAAGGAGTGACGCGACGACGAGCGAAAACACCCGATTGTCTACCGAGCACGAACTTGCGCTAAATCCGCAACCTCGGAACATCAGTATGAACCAAGACAACGAAAGTCATGGTAGATTTGTCAACATCACCGACCTCAGCGCTATACGGACGGATACCGAAATAACTCCGGAGATTATCGACGAGTTTCCGGAAAACCAAGCCGAGTCCGACCTCGAGGAGGAGACCTTTGAGGAGGCCCCCGAGCCTTTGCTGTCCGATATCAATGAGAATTTCGTAGAGTGTTCCCAAGAGGCACACGAGAGAACTGTAGAGATGGGCGAGAAGTACAGGGAGATGTCACGTGACATCAAGCGA
- the LOC5513578 gene encoding potassium voltage-gated channel subfamily H member 6 isoform X8 — MSILRRVMGVMAAFKRWRARYKRYKLQIPPQMRNRIILHYGLFKITWDWLIMVLVLYTAVEVPFVSAFIMSQADLNKRLKHPNVTGNTFERMKKLYPDAYPLLLVDTCIDVIFMLDIVLNFRTTYVKEGEVLITNPCKIGIHYLRSYFIVDFVAAIPWELLLDLNADENTTLFSLLKTARLLRLFRAARKLDRNYEYMTSLLFLMLMFFMLVAHWMACIWYMIGFSEQKHKQTSWLSILATESNKHFHPTDPWSGPYLPSRYLTSLYYVMTLCTTVGFGNVSANTDGERIFTICGMLLGAVMYAGIFGNVTAIIHGQYSSNFRYRKESMAINEFVRFYKIRNPLARRLREYSRHTWSQTKGTDMNRVLKKFPEGLQYEIRLHMHLTVLSNSFLFMDSESSCLRGISMRMRRQYHLPGHFIMYEGDEVDTLHLIKRGKIEIIVNGVCRGRLVDGDAYGTSLRQAGRRPKSVASLRAATCVDCHVIKIEELDDVMQSYPSSRARLLTAMDDADTYAFCEEEDLLQGGQLSPAGTLKGNHNGEVHHMILEENSKEKNHFSKTNRRKLLARVLNFRPVLGCRRSDATTSENTRLSTEHELALNPQPRNISMNQDNESHGRFVNITDLSAIRTDTEITPEIIDEFPENQAESDLEEETFEEAPEPLLSDINENFVECSQEAHERTVEMGEKYREMSRDIKRLENKVDTLIALLSQQQKAASTHASISEPDSPNQMHVTSV; from the exons ATGTCAATTCTGCGACGCGTAATGGGG GTGATGGCGGCCTTCAAGAGATGGCGGGCACGATACAAGAGATATAAGCTGCAAATCCCCCCTCAAATGCGGAATCGCATAATTCTCCACTACGGATTATTCAAGATAACATGGGACTGGTTGATAATGGTTTTAGTGCTTTACACAGCCGTCGAAGTACCCTTTGTGTCAGCCTTTATCATGTCTCAGGCTGACTTAAATAAAAGACTGAAAC ATCCTAATGTGACCGGGAACACATTCGAGCGAATGAAGAAGTTGTACCCGGACGCCTACCCCCTACTGCTGGTTGACACGTGTATAGACGTGATCTTCATGCTCGATATCGTGCTGAACTTTCGCACGACGTACGTAAAGGAGGGCGAGGTGTTGATTACCAACCCTTGCAAGATAGGCATCCATTATCTGCGGTCGTACTTTATCGTCGACTTCGTGGCGGCAATACCATGGGAACTGTTGCTGGACCTCAATGCGGACGAG AATACTACTCTTTTCAGTCTTCTCAAGACGGCAAGGTTACTACGGCTGTTTCGGGCAGCGCGAAAACTGGATCGAAACTACGAATACATGACGTCATTACTAtttttgatgttgatgtttttcATGCTGGTCGCTCATTGGATGGCTTGTATCTGGTACATGATTGGTTTCTCAGAGCAGAAGCATAAACAGACGTCCTGGCTCAGTATCCTAGCGACCGAGAGCAATAAACACTTCCACCCAACTGACCCCTGGAGCGGCCCCTACCTACCGTCACGATACCTAACGTCATTATATTACGTTATGACCTTATGCACTACTGTCGGGTTCGGAAATGTTTCGGCAAATACCGACGGCGAGAGGATATTCACGATATGTGGCATGCTACTCGGAG CGGTGATGTACGCCGGCATCTTTGGTAACGTGACTGCCATCATTCACGGCCAGTACTCTAGCAACTTCCGGTACCGCAAGGAATCCATGGCCATCAACGAGTTCGTTCGCTTCTACAAGATCCGCAACCCTCTGGCCAGGCGGCTCAGAGAGTACTCTCGGCACACGTGGTCACAAACCAAGGGCACTGATATGAACAGG GTGTTGAAGAAGTTTCCCGAAGGCCTTCAGTACGAGATCCGTCTCCACATGCACCTGACGGTGCTCTCCAACTCCTTTCTCTTCATGGACTCCGAGAGCAGCTGTTTGCGCGGCATAtccatgcgcatgcgcagacaGTACCACTTGCCGGGCCACTTCATCATGTACGAGGGGGACGAGGTCGACACTCTGCATCTCATTAAGAGGGGCAAGATTGAAATAATCGTGAACGGCGTGTGCAGGGGGAGACTAG TTGATGGGGACGCGTACGGCACGAGCCTGAGGCAGGCCGGGAGAAGACCAAAGTCGGTAGCGAGTCTGCGCGCTGCCACGTGTGTCGATTGCCACGTGATCAAGATCGAGGAGTTGGATGACGTCATGCAGTCGTACCCAAGTTCCCGTGCGCGCTTGCTGACGGCCATGGATGATGCGGATACATATGCGTTCTGTGAAGAG GAGGACTTATTACAGGGCGGTCAACTTAGTCCAGCAGGCACACTT aaaGGTAACCATAATGGCGAAGTCCATCACATGATTTTAGAAGAGAACAGCAAAGAAAAGAACCATTTCAGCAAAACGAATCGACGAAAGCTCTTGGCTCGGGTGCTTAATTTCCGCCCAGTACTCGGATGCCGAAGGAGTGACGCGACGACGAGCGAAAACACCCGATTGTCTACCGAGCACGAACTTGCGCTAAATCCGCAACCTCGGAACATCAGTATGAACCAAGACAACGAAAGTCATGGTAGATTTGTCAACATCACCGACCTCAGCGCTATACGGACGGATACCGAAATAACTCCGGAGATTATCGACGAGTTTCCGGAAAACCAAGCCGAGTCCGACCTCGAGGAGGAGACCTTTGAGGAGGCCCCCGAGCCTTTGCTGTCCGATATCAATGAGAATTTCGTAGAGTGTTCCCAAGAGGCACACGAGAGAACTGTAGAGATGGGCGAGAAGTACAGGGAGATGTCACGTGACATCAAGCGA
- the LOC5513578 gene encoding potassium voltage-gated channel subfamily H member 6 isoform X3: protein MGLVSLTQRLGLHERNTAVMAAFKRWRARYKRYKLQIPPQMRNRIILHYGLFKITWDWLIMVLVLYTAVEVPFVSAFIMSQADLNKRLKHPNVTGNTFERMKKLYPDAYPLLLVDTCIDVIFMLDIVLNFRTTYVKEGEVLITNPCKIGIHYLRSYFIVDFVAAIPWELLLDLNADENTTLFSLLKTARLLRLFRAARKLDRNYEYMTSLLFLMLMFFMLVAHWMACIWYMIGFSEQKHKQTSWLSILATESNKHFHPTDPWSGPYLPSRYLTSLYYVMTLCTTVGFGNVSANTDGERIFTICGMLLGAVMYAGIFGNVTAIIHGQYSSNFRYRKESMAINEFVRFYKIRNPLARRLREYSRHTWSQTKGTDMNRVLKKFPEGLQYEIRLHMHLTVLSNSFLFMDSESSCLRGISMRMRRQYHLPGHFIMYEGDEVDTLHLIKRGKIEIIVNGVCRGRLVDGDAYGTSLRQAGRRPKSVASLRAATCVDCHVIKIEELDDVMQSYPSSRARLLTAMDDADTYAFCEEEDLLQGGQLSPAGTLKGNHNGEVHHMILEENSKEKNHFSKTNRRKLLARVLNFRPVLGCRRSDATTSENTRLSTEHELALNPQPRNISMNQDNESHGRFVNITDLSAIRTDTEITPEIIDEFPENQAESDLEEETFEEAPEPLLSDINENFVECSQEAHERTVEMGEKYREMSRDIKRLENKVDTLIALLSQQQKAASTHASISEPDSPNQMHVTSV from the exons ATGGGTCTGGTGTCACTGACCCAAAGACTGGGACTACACGAGAGAAATACCGCG GTGATGGCGGCCTTCAAGAGATGGCGGGCACGATACAAGAGATATAAGCTGCAAATCCCCCCTCAAATGCGGAATCGCATAATTCTCCACTACGGATTATTCAAGATAACATGGGACTGGTTGATAATGGTTTTAGTGCTTTACACAGCCGTCGAAGTACCCTTTGTGTCAGCCTTTATCATGTCTCAGGCTGACTTAAATAAAAGACTGAAAC ATCCTAATGTGACCGGGAACACATTCGAGCGAATGAAGAAGTTGTACCCGGACGCCTACCCCCTACTGCTGGTTGACACGTGTATAGACGTGATCTTCATGCTCGATATCGTGCTGAACTTTCGCACGACGTACGTAAAGGAGGGCGAGGTGTTGATTACCAACCCTTGCAAGATAGGCATCCATTATCTGCGGTCGTACTTTATCGTCGACTTCGTGGCGGCAATACCATGGGAACTGTTGCTGGACCTCAATGCGGACGAG AATACTACTCTTTTCAGTCTTCTCAAGACGGCAAGGTTACTACGGCTGTTTCGGGCAGCGCGAAAACTGGATCGAAACTACGAATACATGACGTCATTACTAtttttgatgttgatgtttttcATGCTGGTCGCTCATTGGATGGCTTGTATCTGGTACATGATTGGTTTCTCAGAGCAGAAGCATAAACAGACGTCCTGGCTCAGTATCCTAGCGACCGAGAGCAATAAACACTTCCACCCAACTGACCCCTGGAGCGGCCCCTACCTACCGTCACGATACCTAACGTCATTATATTACGTTATGACCTTATGCACTACTGTCGGGTTCGGAAATGTTTCGGCAAATACCGACGGCGAGAGGATATTCACGATATGTGGCATGCTACTCGGAG CGGTGATGTACGCCGGCATCTTTGGTAACGTGACTGCCATCATTCACGGCCAGTACTCTAGCAACTTCCGGTACCGCAAGGAATCCATGGCCATCAACGAGTTCGTTCGCTTCTACAAGATCCGCAACCCTCTGGCCAGGCGGCTCAGAGAGTACTCTCGGCACACGTGGTCACAAACCAAGGGCACTGATATGAACAGG GTGTTGAAGAAGTTTCCCGAAGGCCTTCAGTACGAGATCCGTCTCCACATGCACCTGACGGTGCTCTCCAACTCCTTTCTCTTCATGGACTCCGAGAGCAGCTGTTTGCGCGGCATAtccatgcgcatgcgcagacaGTACCACTTGCCGGGCCACTTCATCATGTACGAGGGGGACGAGGTCGACACTCTGCATCTCATTAAGAGGGGCAAGATTGAAATAATCGTGAACGGCGTGTGCAGGGGGAGACTAG TTGATGGGGACGCGTACGGCACGAGCCTGAGGCAGGCCGGGAGAAGACCAAAGTCGGTAGCGAGTCTGCGCGCTGCCACGTGTGTCGATTGCCACGTGATCAAGATCGAGGAGTTGGATGACGTCATGCAGTCGTACCCAAGTTCCCGTGCGCGCTTGCTGACGGCCATGGATGATGCGGATACATATGCGTTCTGTGAAGAG GAGGACTTATTACAGGGCGGTCAACTTAGTCCAGCAGGCACACTT aaaGGTAACCATAATGGCGAAGTCCATCACATGATTTTAGAAGAGAACAGCAAAGAAAAGAACCATTTCAGCAAAACGAATCGACGAAAGCTCTTGGCTCGGGTGCTTAATTTCCGCCCAGTACTCGGATGCCGAAGGAGTGACGCGACGACGAGCGAAAACACCCGATTGTCTACCGAGCACGAACTTGCGCTAAATCCGCAACCTCGGAACATCAGTATGAACCAAGACAACGAAAGTCATGGTAGATTTGTCAACATCACCGACCTCAGCGCTATACGGACGGATACCGAAATAACTCCGGAGATTATCGACGAGTTTCCGGAAAACCAAGCCGAGTCCGACCTCGAGGAGGAGACCTTTGAGGAGGCCCCCGAGCCTTTGCTGTCCGATATCAATGAGAATTTCGTAGAGTGTTCCCAAGAGGCACACGAGAGAACTGTAGAGATGGGCGAGAAGTACAGGGAGATGTCACGTGACATCAAGCGA
- the LOC5513578 gene encoding potassium voltage-gated channel subfamily H member 6 isoform X7 translates to MASNRSSLLRFLELQGLLEGDNSQQDPFVVMAAFKRWRARYKRYKLQIPPQMRNRIILHYGLFKITWDWLIMVLVLYTAVEVPFVSAFIMSQADLNKRLKHPNVTGNTFERMKKLYPDAYPLLLVDTCIDVIFMLDIVLNFRTTYVKEGEVLITNPCKIGIHYLRSYFIVDFVAAIPWELLLDLNADENTTLFSLLKTARLLRLFRAARKLDRNYEYMTSLLFLMLMFFMLVAHWMACIWYMIGFSEQKHKQTSWLSILATESNKHFHPTDPWSGPYLPSRYLTSLYYVMTLCTTVGFGNVSANTDGERIFTICGMLLGAVMYAGIFGNVTAIIHGQYSSNFRYRKESMAINEFVRFYKIRNPLARRLREYSRHTWSQTKGTDMNRVLKKFPEGLQYEIRLHMHLTVLSNSFLFMDSESSCLRGISMRMRRQYHLPGHFIMYEGDEVDTLHLIKRGKIEIIVNGVCRGRLVDGDAYGTSLRQAGRRPKSVASLRAATCVDCHVIKIEELDDVMQSYPSSRARLLTAMDDADTYAFCEEKGNHNGEVHHMILEENSKEKNHFSKTNRRKLLARVLNFRPVLGCRRSDATTSENTRLSTEHELALNPQPRNISMNQDNESHGRFVNITDLSAIRTDTEITPEIIDEFPENQAESDLEEETFEEAPEPLLSDINENFVECSQEAHERTVEMGEKYREMSRDIKRLENKVDTLIALLSQQQKAASTHASISEPDSPNQMHVTSV, encoded by the exons ATGGCCTCCAATCGAAGTTCCCTGCTCCGCTTTCTGGAACTCCAGGGTCTATTAGAAGGGGATAACAGTCAACAAGACCCTTTTGTA GTGATGGCGGCCTTCAAGAGATGGCGGGCACGATACAAGAGATATAAGCTGCAAATCCCCCCTCAAATGCGGAATCGCATAATTCTCCACTACGGATTATTCAAGATAACATGGGACTGGTTGATAATGGTTTTAGTGCTTTACACAGCCGTCGAAGTACCCTTTGTGTCAGCCTTTATCATGTCTCAGGCTGACTTAAATAAAAGACTGAAAC ATCCTAATGTGACCGGGAACACATTCGAGCGAATGAAGAAGTTGTACCCGGACGCCTACCCCCTACTGCTGGTTGACACGTGTATAGACGTGATCTTCATGCTCGATATCGTGCTGAACTTTCGCACGACGTACGTAAAGGAGGGCGAGGTGTTGATTACCAACCCTTGCAAGATAGGCATCCATTATCTGCGGTCGTACTTTATCGTCGACTTCGTGGCGGCAATACCATGGGAACTGTTGCTGGACCTCAATGCGGACGAG AATACTACTCTTTTCAGTCTTCTCAAGACGGCAAGGTTACTACGGCTGTTTCGGGCAGCGCGAAAACTGGATCGAAACTACGAATACATGACGTCATTACTAtttttgatgttgatgtttttcATGCTGGTCGCTCATTGGATGGCTTGTATCTGGTACATGATTGGTTTCTCAGAGCAGAAGCATAAACAGACGTCCTGGCTCAGTATCCTAGCGACCGAGAGCAATAAACACTTCCACCCAACTGACCCCTGGAGCGGCCCCTACCTACCGTCACGATACCTAACGTCATTATATTACGTTATGACCTTATGCACTACTGTCGGGTTCGGAAATGTTTCGGCAAATACCGACGGCGAGAGGATATTCACGATATGTGGCATGCTACTCGGAG CGGTGATGTACGCCGGCATCTTTGGTAACGTGACTGCCATCATTCACGGCCAGTACTCTAGCAACTTCCGGTACCGCAAGGAATCCATGGCCATCAACGAGTTCGTTCGCTTCTACAAGATCCGCAACCCTCTGGCCAGGCGGCTCAGAGAGTACTCTCGGCACACGTGGTCACAAACCAAGGGCACTGATATGAACAGG GTGTTGAAGAAGTTTCCCGAAGGCCTTCAGTACGAGATCCGTCTCCACATGCACCTGACGGTGCTCTCCAACTCCTTTCTCTTCATGGACTCCGAGAGCAGCTGTTTGCGCGGCATAtccatgcgcatgcgcagacaGTACCACTTGCCGGGCCACTTCATCATGTACGAGGGGGACGAGGTCGACACTCTGCATCTCATTAAGAGGGGCAAGATTGAAATAATCGTGAACGGCGTGTGCAGGGGGAGACTAG TTGATGGGGACGCGTACGGCACGAGCCTGAGGCAGGCCGGGAGAAGACCAAAGTCGGTAGCGAGTCTGCGCGCTGCCACGTGTGTCGATTGCCACGTGATCAAGATCGAGGAGTTGGATGACGTCATGCAGTCGTACCCAAGTTCCCGTGCGCGCTTGCTGACGGCCATGGATGATGCGGATACATATGCGTTCTGTGAAGAG aaaGGTAACCATAATGGCGAAGTCCATCACATGATTTTAGAAGAGAACAGCAAAGAAAAGAACCATTTCAGCAAAACGAATCGACGAAAGCTCTTGGCTCGGGTGCTTAATTTCCGCCCAGTACTCGGATGCCGAAGGAGTGACGCGACGACGAGCGAAAACACCCGATTGTCTACCGAGCACGAACTTGCGCTAAATCCGCAACCTCGGAACATCAGTATGAACCAAGACAACGAAAGTCATGGTAGATTTGTCAACATCACCGACCTCAGCGCTATACGGACGGATACCGAAATAACTCCGGAGATTATCGACGAGTTTCCGGAAAACCAAGCCGAGTCCGACCTCGAGGAGGAGACCTTTGAGGAGGCCCCCGAGCCTTTGCTGTCCGATATCAATGAGAATTTCGTAGAGTGTTCCCAAGAGGCACACGAGAGAACTGTAGAGATGGGCGAGAAGTACAGGGAGATGTCACGTGACATCAAGCGA
- the LOC5513578 gene encoding potassium voltage-gated channel subfamily H member 6 isoform X6 has protein sequence MEMFHAPPPEHQVQVMAAFKRWRARYKRYKLQIPPQMRNRIILHYGLFKITWDWLIMVLVLYTAVEVPFVSAFIMSQADLNKRLKHPNVTGNTFERMKKLYPDAYPLLLVDTCIDVIFMLDIVLNFRTTYVKEGEVLITNPCKIGIHYLRSYFIVDFVAAIPWELLLDLNADENTTLFSLLKTARLLRLFRAARKLDRNYEYMTSLLFLMLMFFMLVAHWMACIWYMIGFSEQKHKQTSWLSILATESNKHFHPTDPWSGPYLPSRYLTSLYYVMTLCTTVGFGNVSANTDGERIFTICGMLLGAVMYAGIFGNVTAIIHGQYSSNFRYRKESMAINEFVRFYKIRNPLARRLREYSRHTWSQTKGTDMNRVLKKFPEGLQYEIRLHMHLTVLSNSFLFMDSESSCLRGISMRMRRQYHLPGHFIMYEGDEVDTLHLIKRGKIEIIVNGVCRGRLVDGDAYGTSLRQAGRRPKSVASLRAATCVDCHVIKIEELDDVMQSYPSSRARLLTAMDDADTYAFCEEEDLLQGGQLSPAGTLKGNHNGEVHHMILEENSKEKNHFSKTNRRKLLARVLNFRPVLGCRRSDATTSENTRLSTEHELALNPQPRNISMNQDNESHGRFVNITDLSAIRTDTEITPEIIDEFPENQAESDLEEETFEEAPEPLLSDINENFVECSQEAHERTVEMGEKYREMSRDIKRLENKVDTLIALLSQQQKAASTHASISEPDSPNQMHVTSV, from the exons ATGGAGATGTTTCATGCACCACCGCCTGAGCACCAAGTACAG GTGATGGCGGCCTTCAAGAGATGGCGGGCACGATACAAGAGATATAAGCTGCAAATCCCCCCTCAAATGCGGAATCGCATAATTCTCCACTACGGATTATTCAAGATAACATGGGACTGGTTGATAATGGTTTTAGTGCTTTACACAGCCGTCGAAGTACCCTTTGTGTCAGCCTTTATCATGTCTCAGGCTGACTTAAATAAAAGACTGAAAC ATCCTAATGTGACCGGGAACACATTCGAGCGAATGAAGAAGTTGTACCCGGACGCCTACCCCCTACTGCTGGTTGACACGTGTATAGACGTGATCTTCATGCTCGATATCGTGCTGAACTTTCGCACGACGTACGTAAAGGAGGGCGAGGTGTTGATTACCAACCCTTGCAAGATAGGCATCCATTATCTGCGGTCGTACTTTATCGTCGACTTCGTGGCGGCAATACCATGGGAACTGTTGCTGGACCTCAATGCGGACGAG AATACTACTCTTTTCAGTCTTCTCAAGACGGCAAGGTTACTACGGCTGTTTCGGGCAGCGCGAAAACTGGATCGAAACTACGAATACATGACGTCATTACTAtttttgatgttgatgtttttcATGCTGGTCGCTCATTGGATGGCTTGTATCTGGTACATGATTGGTTTCTCAGAGCAGAAGCATAAACAGACGTCCTGGCTCAGTATCCTAGCGACCGAGAGCAATAAACACTTCCACCCAACTGACCCCTGGAGCGGCCCCTACCTACCGTCACGATACCTAACGTCATTATATTACGTTATGACCTTATGCACTACTGTCGGGTTCGGAAATGTTTCGGCAAATACCGACGGCGAGAGGATATTCACGATATGTGGCATGCTACTCGGAG CGGTGATGTACGCCGGCATCTTTGGTAACGTGACTGCCATCATTCACGGCCAGTACTCTAGCAACTTCCGGTACCGCAAGGAATCCATGGCCATCAACGAGTTCGTTCGCTTCTACAAGATCCGCAACCCTCTGGCCAGGCGGCTCAGAGAGTACTCTCGGCACACGTGGTCACAAACCAAGGGCACTGATATGAACAGG GTGTTGAAGAAGTTTCCCGAAGGCCTTCAGTACGAGATCCGTCTCCACATGCACCTGACGGTGCTCTCCAACTCCTTTCTCTTCATGGACTCCGAGAGCAGCTGTTTGCGCGGCATAtccatgcgcatgcgcagacaGTACCACTTGCCGGGCCACTTCATCATGTACGAGGGGGACGAGGTCGACACTCTGCATCTCATTAAGAGGGGCAAGATTGAAATAATCGTGAACGGCGTGTGCAGGGGGAGACTAG TTGATGGGGACGCGTACGGCACGAGCCTGAGGCAGGCCGGGAGAAGACCAAAGTCGGTAGCGAGTCTGCGCGCTGCCACGTGTGTCGATTGCCACGTGATCAAGATCGAGGAGTTGGATGACGTCATGCAGTCGTACCCAAGTTCCCGTGCGCGCTTGCTGACGGCCATGGATGATGCGGATACATATGCGTTCTGTGAAGAG GAGGACTTATTACAGGGCGGTCAACTTAGTCCAGCAGGCACACTT aaaGGTAACCATAATGGCGAAGTCCATCACATGATTTTAGAAGAGAACAGCAAAGAAAAGAACCATTTCAGCAAAACGAATCGACGAAAGCTCTTGGCTCGGGTGCTTAATTTCCGCCCAGTACTCGGATGCCGAAGGAGTGACGCGACGACGAGCGAAAACACCCGATTGTCTACCGAGCACGAACTTGCGCTAAATCCGCAACCTCGGAACATCAGTATGAACCAAGACAACGAAAGTCATGGTAGATTTGTCAACATCACCGACCTCAGCGCTATACGGACGGATACCGAAATAACTCCGGAGATTATCGACGAGTTTCCGGAAAACCAAGCCGAGTCCGACCTCGAGGAGGAGACCTTTGAGGAGGCCCCCGAGCCTTTGCTGTCCGATATCAATGAGAATTTCGTAGAGTGTTCCCAAGAGGCACACGAGAGAACTGTAGAGATGGGCGAGAAGTACAGGGAGATGTCACGTGACATCAAGCGA